A single region of the Pan troglodytes isolate AG18354 chromosome 18, NHGRI_mPanTro3-v2.0_pri, whole genome shotgun sequence genome encodes:
- the ACSM5 gene encoding acyl-coenzyme A synthetase ACSM5, mitochondrial isoform X3, giving the protein MRPWLRHLVLQALRNSRAFCGSHGQPAPLPVPQKIVATWEAISLGRQLVPEYFNFAHDVLDVWSRLEEAGHRPPNPAFWWVNGTGAEIKWSFEELGKQSRKAANVLGGACGLQPGDRMMLVLPRLPEWWLVSVACMRTGTVMIPGVNQLTEKDLKYRLQASRAKSIITSDSLAPRVDAISAECPSLQTKLLVSDSSRPGWLNFRELLR; this is encoded by the exons ATGAGACCATGGCTGAGACACCTAGTCCTCCAGGCACTGAGGAACTCCAGGGCATTCTGTGGGTCTCATGGGCAACCAGCACCTCTACCTGTTCCTCAGAAGATCGTGGCCACCTGGGAAGCCATCAGCCTGGGAAGGCAGCTGGTGCCTGAGTACTTCAACTTCGCCCATGATGTGCTGGATGTGTGGAGTCGGCTGGAAGAG GCTGGACACCGCCCCCCAAATCCTGCCTTCTGGTGGGTCAATGGCACAGGAGCAGAGATCAAGTGGAGCTTTGAGGAGCTGGGGAAGCAGTCCAGGAAGGCAGCCAATGTGCTGGGGGGTGCATGCGGCCTGCAGCCTGGGGACAGAATGATGCTGGTACTCCCACGGCTCCCGGAGTGGTGGCTGGTCAGTGTGGCTTGCATGCGGACAG GGACTGTGATGATTCCAGGTGTCAATCAGCTGACGGAGAAGGACCTCAAGTACCGGCTGCAGGCGTCCAGGGCCAAGTCCATTATCACCAGTGACTCCCTAGCTCCAAGGGTGGATGCCATCAGTGCCGAATGCCCCTCCCTCCAGACCAAGCTGCTGGTGTCAGACAGCAGTCGGCCAGGCTGGTTGAACTTCAGGGAACTCCTCCGGTGA